In Nocardioides sp. zg-1228, a single window of DNA contains:
- a CDS encoding CpaF family protein — translation MSLTDRLAAARSRTDATSANGSNGAATSGEDNLPATSTTGVRKKAAPTDPFVDVKRAVHAQLVEALGPKLYDTHMTQSDLEQQVRIALARAIDDNDRPMSSADRTRISQEIADDILGYGPIEPLLRDSSLSEVMVNAYDSIYVERGGKLVKVDTSFSDEAHLRRTIDKIVSKIGRRVDETSPMVDARLPDGSRVNAIIPPLALDGSKLTIRKFSEDPFTVEDLIRFGSLSRPSASLLEACVRGRLNILVSGGTGAGKTTTLNVLSSFIPEDERIVTIEDAAELRLGQDHVLRLESRPPNIEGKGAVLIRDLVKNSLRMRPDRIVVGEIRDAAALDMLQAMNTGHDGSISTLHANTPRDALARLETMVLMAGMDLPVRAIREQVSSAVDLIIQQTRLKDGTRRITAITEIVGMEGDIITTQDVFMFDYNAGVDDQGKFKGHLVSTGLRPRFLERLQDHGVRVDPAIFMTTRAGA, via the coding sequence GTGAGCCTCACCGACCGCCTGGCTGCGGCCCGCTCCCGCACCGACGCCACCTCCGCGAACGGCTCCAACGGGGCTGCGACGTCGGGTGAGGACAACCTCCCCGCGACCTCGACCACCGGGGTACGCAAGAAGGCGGCGCCGACCGATCCGTTCGTCGACGTCAAGCGCGCGGTCCACGCCCAGCTCGTCGAGGCGCTGGGCCCCAAGCTCTACGACACGCACATGACCCAGAGCGACCTGGAGCAGCAGGTGCGGATCGCCCTGGCGCGCGCCATCGACGACAACGACCGTCCGATGTCGTCGGCTGACCGCACTCGGATCTCCCAGGAGATCGCCGACGACATCCTCGGCTACGGACCGATCGAGCCCCTCCTCCGCGACTCCAGCCTCTCCGAGGTCATGGTCAACGCCTACGACTCGATCTACGTCGAGCGCGGCGGCAAGCTCGTCAAGGTCGACACCTCGTTCTCCGACGAGGCCCACCTGCGCCGCACGATCGACAAGATCGTGAGCAAGATCGGCCGGCGGGTCGACGAGACCAGTCCCATGGTGGACGCGCGACTGCCCGACGGCAGCCGTGTCAACGCCATCATCCCCCCGCTCGCGCTGGACGGCTCGAAGCTCACCATCCGTAAGTTCTCCGAGGACCCCTTCACGGTCGAGGACCTGATCCGCTTCGGCAGCCTGAGTCGCCCCTCCGCGAGCCTGCTGGAGGCCTGCGTGCGGGGACGGCTCAACATCCTCGTCTCCGGAGGCACCGGCGCGGGCAAGACGACCACCCTCAACGTGCTGTCGTCCTTCATCCCCGAGGACGAGCGGATCGTCACCATCGAGGACGCCGCCGAGCTCCGGCTCGGGCAGGACCACGTGCTCCGCCTCGAGTCACGACCGCCCAACATCGAGGGCAAGGGTGCGGTCCTGATCCGCGACCTGGTCAAGAACTCCCTGCGCATGCGGCCCGACCGCATCGTCGTCGGTGAGATCCGCGACGCCGCCGCGCTCGACATGCTCCAGGCGATGAACACCGGCCACGACGGCTCGATCTCCACCCTGCACGCCAACACTCCCCGCGACGCCCTGGCGCGCCTCGAGACGATGGTGCTGATGGCCGGCATGGACCTCCCGGTGCGCGCCATCCGTGAACAGGTGTCCAGCGCTGTCGACCTCATCATCCAGCAGACCCGGCTCAAGGACGGCACCCGTCGGATCACGGCGATCACCGAGATCGTGGGCATGGAGGGTGACATCATCACCACCCAGGACGTCTTCATGTTCGACTACAACGCTGGGGTGGACGACCAGGGCAAGTTCAAGGGCCACCTGGTGTCGACCGGGCTCCGTCCCCGATTCCTGGAGAGGCTGCAGGACCACGGTGTCCGCGTCGACCCCGCGATCTTCATGACCACCCGGGCGGGCGCATGA
- a CDS encoding type II secretion system F family protein, with translation MATTISGALVALAVATPAHATNEINIDHFQARSGSVSMLVSADGLPEGTVADEKSLSVTVDGNPVEASVDTAASGEIERSTVLVVDTSMSMSKGDKYDAAVAAVNAYLEATPAEIAVGLVTFAGKVKEQIAPSTDRAAVLAAVQGAKLTRGTSVYDAIDAASELVGTDGARSLLVLSDGADTNSSTTLAVASNDATNAGVVVDVVALQGSGRAAEISTLADKTGGRVIPADPDALSSVLVEQGDALAGQLLVEFEIPQGVSGEASVDVTVSASDLSYSDSAYVDLGAAPAIGAPDVVKSSKALVSTPVMLLGALALFLGLGGVLSVALTGPRGPSTAEARLDSYFAGTDPQSGASRRKRRAHTEAASLRQSALAVADKVVNADLETRIAQRLTGAGSALTASEWVLLHAGMAVGGSAVGFLMGGAVLGILGLITGTVVPWIYLKWRHRRRLNAFNGQLAQTLGLMAGGLQAGLSLPQAVDTVVREGHEPMAGELRRALVEQRLGVDITDALTSVGTRMDSDDFGWVVMAIRIQREVGGNLAEILHTVSDTLREREYLRRQVKALSAEGRLSGYILVGLPPLIFVYMLFSNRDYISVLYTTGLGYALLAAAVVLLGIGSWAMSKLATVKV, from the coding sequence ATGGCGACCACAATCTCTGGGGCGCTCGTGGCCCTCGCGGTGGCGACGCCGGCGCACGCCACCAACGAGATCAACATCGACCACTTCCAGGCCCGGTCGGGGTCGGTGTCGATGCTCGTGTCGGCGGACGGCCTGCCCGAGGGCACCGTCGCCGACGAGAAGTCCCTTTCGGTGACCGTCGACGGCAACCCGGTGGAGGCCAGCGTCGACACGGCAGCCTCTGGCGAGATCGAGCGATCCACCGTGCTGGTCGTCGACACAAGCATGAGCATGAGCAAGGGTGACAAGTACGACGCCGCCGTGGCCGCCGTCAACGCCTACCTCGAGGCCACACCCGCCGAGATCGCCGTGGGCCTGGTGACCTTCGCCGGCAAGGTCAAGGAGCAGATCGCGCCGTCCACCGATCGTGCCGCGGTGCTCGCTGCCGTCCAGGGAGCCAAGCTCACCCGGGGGACCAGCGTCTACGATGCCATCGACGCGGCAAGCGAGCTTGTCGGCACGGACGGCGCCCGCTCGCTCCTCGTGCTCTCCGACGGCGCCGACACCAACAGCTCGACCACGCTCGCGGTCGCGTCCAACGACGCCACCAACGCCGGCGTCGTCGTCGACGTGGTCGCCCTTCAGGGCTCCGGCCGGGCGGCCGAGATCAGCACCCTCGCCGACAAGACCGGGGGCCGGGTCATCCCCGCCGACCCCGACGCGCTCAGCTCGGTCCTGGTGGAGCAGGGAGACGCCCTCGCCGGCCAGCTCCTCGTCGAGTTCGAGATCCCCCAAGGCGTCAGCGGCGAGGCGTCCGTCGACGTCACAGTGTCGGCAAGTGACCTGAGCTACTCCGACTCCGCCTACGTCGACCTGGGTGCCGCCCCAGCCATCGGCGCCCCGGACGTCGTCAAGTCGAGCAAGGCGCTGGTCAGCACCCCGGTGATGCTGCTCGGTGCCCTCGCCCTCTTCCTCGGCCTGGGCGGTGTCCTCTCGGTCGCCCTGACCGGTCCGCGAGGCCCTTCTACCGCGGAGGCCCGGCTCGACAGCTACTTCGCCGGGACCGACCCCCAGTCGGGGGCGAGCCGTCGAAAGAGGCGGGCACACACCGAAGCGGCCTCCCTGCGGCAGTCCGCCCTCGCCGTGGCCGACAAGGTCGTCAACGCTGACCTGGAGACCCGTATCGCCCAGCGACTGACCGGAGCCGGCTCGGCCCTCACCGCTTCGGAATGGGTGCTGCTGCACGCCGGCATGGCCGTGGGCGGCTCCGCCGTCGGGTTCCTCATGGGCGGCGCCGTCCTGGGCATCCTGGGACTGATCACCGGCACTGTGGTGCCGTGGATCTACCTGAAGTGGCGCCACCGTCGTCGGCTCAATGCTTTCAACGGACAGCTGGCCCAGACGCTCGGCCTGATGGCCGGCGGCCTCCAGGCCGGCTTGTCGCTCCCTCAGGCGGTCGATACCGTCGTGCGCGAGGGACACGAGCCGATGGCCGGCGAGCTGCGTCGGGCGCTGGTCGAGCAACGCCTGGGCGTCGACATCACCGATGCGCTGACCAGCGTCGGCACTCGGATGGACAGCGACGACTTCGGTTGGGTGGTCATGGCCATCCGGATCCAGCGCGAGGTCGGCGGCAATCTCGCCGAGATCCTGCACACGGTCTCCGACACGCTACGCGAACGGGAGTACCTGCGCCGTCAGGTCAAGGCCCTCAGCGCAGAGGGAAGGCTCTCGGGCTACATCCTCGTGGGCTTGCCGCCCTTGATCTTCGTCTACATGCTCTTCTCGAACCGGGACTACATCTCAGTGCTCTACACGACGGGACTGGGGTATGCCCTGCTCGCTGCAGCCGTCGTACTGCTCGGTATCGGGTCCTGGGCCATGTCCAAGCTCGCGACTGTGAAGGTGTGA
- a CDS encoding type II secretion system F family protein gives MYLMIGAVLVFVALALCLSIIGVVTTERRGVARSVAAIQALDRAPDIVKQELERPFAERVLGPLGDQLVGTGRKMVRADTAKKLHYRLNVAGNPEGWDVNRLIGLKVLGLAVLGALGLLYLSGMEWPFYRVVAGTALAATFGYGLPNLLLYNAGTKRETLMRNSLPDAIDLLTVSVEAGLGFDAAVERVARNTKGPLAEEFARLLQEMQIGVGRADAMRAMAERSSLDDLKSFCLAMVQADSLGIPIGRVLRIQSSEMRTKRRQRAEEKAQQVPVRMMIPLVLFILPCLFIVILGPAGIQIADTFSKT, from the coding sequence ATGTACCTCATGATCGGCGCCGTCCTCGTCTTCGTCGCCTTGGCCCTGTGCCTCTCGATCATCGGCGTGGTGACGACCGAGCGCCGCGGGGTGGCACGCTCGGTGGCTGCCATCCAGGCGCTCGACCGAGCTCCGGACATCGTCAAGCAGGAGCTCGAGCGCCCGTTCGCCGAGCGCGTGCTCGGCCCGCTCGGCGACCAGCTCGTCGGCACCGGGCGAAAGATGGTGCGCGCCGACACGGCGAAGAAGCTCCACTACCGCCTCAACGTCGCGGGCAACCCGGAGGGCTGGGACGTCAACCGGCTCATCGGACTCAAGGTGCTTGGCCTGGCTGTGCTGGGCGCCCTCGGTTTGCTCTACCTCTCCGGGATGGAGTGGCCCTTCTACCGGGTGGTCGCCGGCACAGCCCTCGCTGCCACCTTCGGGTACGGCCTGCCCAACCTGCTGCTGTACAACGCTGGCACCAAGCGCGAGACCCTCATGCGCAACTCGCTACCGGACGCCATCGACCTGCTCACCGTTTCAGTTGAGGCCGGACTCGGCTTCGACGCTGCCGTCGAGCGGGTGGCCCGCAACACCAAGGGCCCGCTGGCAGAAGAGTTCGCCAGGCTCCTGCAGGAGATGCAGATCGGTGTCGGCCGGGCCGACGCCATGCGCGCCATGGCGGAACGCAGCTCCCTCGACGACCTCAAGTCGTTCTGTCTCGCGATGGTCCAGGCTGACAGCCTCGGCATCCCGATCGGTCGCGTGCTGCGCATCCAGAGCTCCGAGATGCGCACCAAGCGGCGCCAGCGGGCCGAGGAGAAGGCCCAGCAGGTGCCGGTGCGGATGATGATCCCGCTGGTCCTCTTCATCCTCCCCTGCCTCTTCATCGTCATCCTCGGACCGGCCGGGATCCAGATCGCCGACACGTTCAGCAAGACGTGA
- a CDS encoding histidine kinase, which produces MTPMAPLDTGVVRPALQSWRTTTAVRVFATALTAGTALHAGTLVATAPLVVVLALVAAVTSVLEWMTRSRPTHWHAVAEAVAVTSLIVATRSTSELGAYLAVPLIVAGVRHGLVTTLNVTLASGLTLGAAIAADPADDALTRAADAAPWLLIGLGVGVLASWQSRSTRTLMARQAPHAAAYQLMERVHELASSGDLGLDTASLATELDAAMRHTTGCARTTVLVADPDGTLRSLHGEDDLRRLVPEIHLPRAERTPGTAVVPLRGAQQTLGYCVLVGVPRWTHELDERALEVADEFAVRLDTAVLFDDVRTFARSEERNRIAREMHDGVAQEIVGLGFLVDEIEAISDHPETRELVTALRAEITRLVSEIRLSIFDLRHEVADGRLVASLSDYAREVGHTTGMRVHLSLAESGPPLSPRHATEVLRVAQEAIGNVRRHAGADNLWVAFDTDGAALRLDVADDGVGNAGPRERHWGLQGMRERAERVGATLDVVPRPGGGTLVTLRSRESAPHEGGSAHGHHRVAR; this is translated from the coding sequence ATGACACCGATGGCGCCGCTGGACACGGGGGTCGTCCGCCCGGCGCTGCAGTCGTGGCGCACGACGACAGCCGTCCGGGTCTTCGCCACCGCCCTCACCGCGGGGACCGCGCTCCACGCCGGAACGCTGGTGGCGACGGCGCCCCTGGTGGTCGTGCTCGCGCTCGTCGCGGCCGTCACCTCCGTGCTCGAGTGGATGACGCGCAGCCGTCCCACGCACTGGCACGCGGTCGCGGAGGCGGTCGCCGTCACGTCGCTCATCGTCGCCACGCGCTCCACCTCCGAGCTGGGGGCCTACCTGGCCGTGCCCTTGATCGTCGCCGGCGTGCGCCACGGCCTGGTCACCACGCTCAACGTCACGCTCGCCTCCGGCCTCACGCTCGGCGCCGCCATCGCCGCCGACCCGGCCGACGACGCGCTCACGCGCGCGGCCGACGCCGCGCCGTGGTTGCTGATCGGGCTCGGCGTGGGCGTGCTCGCCAGCTGGCAGTCCCGATCCACGCGGACCCTGATGGCCCGGCAGGCGCCGCACGCGGCGGCCTACCAGCTGATGGAGCGGGTCCACGAGCTCGCCAGCTCCGGCGACCTCGGCTTGGACACCGCCTCGCTGGCGACCGAGCTCGACGCGGCCATGCGGCACACGACCGGGTGCGCGCGCACCACGGTGCTGGTCGCCGACCCCGATGGCACGCTCCGCTCGCTCCACGGCGAGGACGACCTGCGCCGGCTGGTCCCCGAGATCCACCTCCCGCGCGCCGAGCGCACCCCCGGGACCGCGGTCGTGCCGCTGCGTGGCGCCCAGCAGACGCTGGGCTACTGCGTGCTGGTGGGCGTGCCGCGGTGGACGCACGAGCTCGACGAGCGCGCTCTCGAGGTGGCCGACGAGTTCGCCGTACGCCTCGACACCGCCGTGCTGTTCGACGACGTGCGCACGTTCGCCAGGTCGGAGGAGCGCAACCGGATCGCCCGCGAGATGCACGACGGCGTCGCGCAGGAGATCGTCGGGCTCGGGTTCCTCGTCGACGAGATCGAGGCGATCAGCGACCACCCCGAGACCCGCGAGCTCGTCACCGCGCTGCGTGCGGAGATCACCCGCCTCGTGTCCGAGATCCGGCTCTCGATCTTCGACCTGCGCCACGAGGTCGCCGACGGCCGCTTGGTCGCCTCGCTGTCCGACTACGCGCGCGAGGTCGGCCACACGACCGGGATGCGCGTCCACCTGTCCCTGGCCGAGTCGGGGCCCCCGTTGTCCCCGCGGCATGCCACCGAGGTGCTGCGCGTCGCGCAGGAGGCCATCGGCAACGTGCGCAGACACGCAGGCGCCGACAACCTGTGGGTGGCGTTCGACACCGACGGTGCCGCCCTCCGCCTCGACGTCGCCGACGACGGCGTCGGCAACGCCGGGCCGCGTGAGCGGCACTGGGGGCTCCAGGGCATGCGCGAGCGTGCCGAGAGGGTCGGCGCGACGCTGGACGTGGTGCCACGCCCCGGCGGCGGAACGCTCGTCACCCTGCGCTCGCGCGAGAGCGCACCTCACGAAGGAGGATCCGCCCATGGGCATCACCGTGTTGCTCGTTGA
- a CDS encoding response regulator transcription factor, with amino-acid sequence MGITVLLVDDHELIRQGLARAFERDDDMSVVGQAGSVADGVAAWADLRPDVVVTDLQMPDGHGLDVVRAVRRTSDSTGLVVLTMHAGDDHIFAAMEAGASAFVGKDSKASDVVSAAKHAAVAPRTFLCAGLSAAMMRRATGPSTPRLSGREEEVLVLLAEGLGTGEIAGRLYLSESTAKTHITHIYQKLGAANRAQALVTAIRMGLLDGHTPSRF; translated from the coding sequence ATGGGCATCACCGTGTTGCTCGTTGACGACCACGAGCTGATCCGCCAGGGCCTCGCGCGTGCGTTCGAGCGCGACGACGACATGAGCGTCGTCGGTCAGGCCGGGAGCGTCGCCGACGGGGTGGCGGCGTGGGCCGACCTCCGGCCCGACGTCGTCGTGACGGACCTCCAGATGCCCGACGGCCACGGCCTCGACGTCGTGCGGGCCGTCCGCAGGACGAGCGACTCCACCGGCCTGGTCGTGCTGACCATGCACGCCGGCGACGACCACATCTTCGCCGCGATGGAGGCCGGCGCCTCCGCGTTCGTCGGCAAGGACAGCAAGGCCTCTGACGTCGTCAGCGCGGCCAAGCACGCCGCCGTGGCGCCACGTACCTTCCTGTGCGCCGGGCTGAGCGCGGCGATGATGCGGCGCGCGACGGGTCCGTCCACGCCGCGGTTGTCGGGGCGCGAGGAGGAGGTCCTGGTCCTGCTCGCCGAGGGCCTGGGCACGGGCGAGATCGCCGGCCGCCTCTACCTCAGCGAGTCGACGGCCAAGACGCACATCACCCACATCTACCAGAAGCTCGGCGCCGCCAACCGCGCCCAGGCCCTGGTCACCGCCATACGGATGGGGCTCCTGGACGGCCACACACCCTCGCGGTTCTGA
- a CDS encoding Flp family type IVb pilin: MIQFLTIMLNARRDEEKGATAVEYGLMVALIAVAIIFVVSQLGDSLSGLFENVGDEIDKNSTPGGGGA; the protein is encoded by the coding sequence ATGATCCAGTTCCTCACCATCATGCTCAACGCTCGCCGCGACGAGGAGAAGGGCGCCACCGCCGTCGAGTACGGCCTGATGGTCGCGCTGATCGCCGTGGCCATCATCTTCGTGGTGTCTCAGCTCGGCGACAGCCTTTCTGGACTGTTCGAGAACGTCGGCGACGAGATCGACAAGAACAGCACCCCTGGCGGCGGCGGCGCCTGA
- a CDS encoding Flp family type IVb pilin — protein MTRDERGATAVEYGLMVGCIAIAIILAVTAFGASVGDLFLIPAETFEGP, from the coding sequence GTGACCCGTGATGAGCGAGGTGCCACGGCCGTCGAGTACGGCCTCATGGTCGGCTGTATCGCCATCGCCATCATCCTCGCGGTGACCGCGTTCGGCGCGTCGGTCGGTGACCTCTTCCTGATCCCTGCAGAGACGTTCGAAGGCCCCTGA
- a CDS encoding C40 family peptidase: MAHTRKRVGATVLGLSAIAAIAFVPATPAQADPDIDDVKVRVDDLYHEAEAAQERLHDARLDLADLRRDLRGLKADQERQDERLDAVRDQVSDAVVRQLEGEGISTMGQIVVSEDPGAFLDSLSTMSSFNDLQSSLLSDYDTELQALEIRREATSDRTDEIAELTEQLSAEKDTVDDKLAEAKELLADLEAEERERMLASRSATVRTPSSVPASGRAAAAVQYAMAQVGDAYVYGAMGENAFDCSGLTMRAWAQAGVSLPHSSSAQFGSGPRIAASDLQPGDLVFYYSPISHVGMYIGNGMIVHAANPGTGVVVSGLHSMPYVGAVRPG; the protein is encoded by the coding sequence GTGGCTCACACCCGCAAGCGAGTTGGTGCGACCGTTCTAGGTCTCTCCGCGATCGCTGCCATCGCCTTCGTGCCCGCGACCCCCGCGCAGGCCGACCCCGACATCGATGACGTGAAGGTCCGCGTCGACGACCTCTACCACGAGGCCGAGGCCGCCCAGGAGCGCCTGCACGACGCCCGCCTCGACCTGGCCGACCTCCGCCGCGACCTGCGCGGCCTCAAGGCCGACCAGGAGCGCCAGGACGAGCGGCTCGACGCCGTCCGCGACCAGGTCTCCGACGCGGTCGTGCGACAGCTCGAGGGCGAGGGCATCTCGACCATGGGCCAGATCGTCGTCTCCGAGGACCCGGGAGCCTTCCTCGACTCGCTCTCGACCATGTCGTCCTTCAACGACCTCCAGTCCTCGCTGCTGTCCGACTACGACACCGAGCTCCAGGCCCTGGAGATCCGCCGCGAGGCCACCAGCGACCGCACCGACGAGATCGCGGAGCTGACCGAGCAGCTGAGCGCCGAGAAGGACACCGTCGACGACAAGCTCGCCGAGGCCAAGGAGCTCCTCGCGGACCTCGAGGCCGAGGAGCGCGAGCGGATGCTCGCCTCGCGCAGCGCCACGGTGCGCACACCCAGCTCGGTGCCCGCCTCGGGTCGTGCCGCCGCGGCCGTGCAGTACGCCATGGCGCAGGTCGGCGACGCCTACGTCTACGGCGCCATGGGCGAGAACGCGTTCGACTGCAGCGGCCTGACCATGCGTGCCTGGGCGCAGGCGGGCGTGTCGCTCCCGCACTCCTCCAGCGCGCAGTTCGGCTCGGGCCCGCGGATCGCGGCGAGCGACCTGCAGCCCGGCGACCTGGTCTTCTACTACAGCCCGATCAGCCACGTCGGCATGTACATCGGCAACGGGATGATCGTCCACGCCGCCAACCCGGGCACCGGGGTCGTCGTCTCCGGCCTCCACTCGATGCCCTACGTCGGCGCGGTCCGCCCTGGCTGA